In Amblyraja radiata isolate CabotCenter1 unplaced genomic scaffold, sAmbRad1.1.pri S43, whole genome shotgun sequence, the following are encoded in one genomic region:
- the LOC116969444 gene encoding aurora kinase A and ninein-interacting protein, with the protein MKRRRRFGVQKVEECGIWLDTEELKRKKVKAHSIAEFLNPLSRSKYNINVAVNFTQTTSPQRCVKQTSVSSFFFPKSKGNPRSHPSASSLQAVDTASPFTATTEEGRLADQPELIIDPDSHGGSFGCHILVDGREVGADTDPDIDTASPRSTAHLNTAVTHEEKAPPLTRHSSHKAAVQNYIDSGVHGLQSRTTGQTAASTEAPILPPDDGTQPDFTQDSQGNKVISHRESAWSAAEIYTPAQGAWSEADPDTLRTEHFRAESLGFLTSTPQTTSRAPGLSERKAVFSPKRPNSDRDKGSPLDNKENMSGPALSGFVGTRKSRPSWSRTLLPLSRLSPQQCANVPRDVPLDFKGLSSDHCELSMLFSQDSQGNRVICHRGVNGRRREGAGPSSQGHKGGNGRPLIPMSPSNRGLCKSPQAEHHASASFSLLFTQDSDGRAVIKHSSRATS; encoded by the exons GCCCACTCCATTGCGGAGTTTCTGAACCCTCTGTCCAGAAGCAAGTACAACATAAACGTGGCTGTGAACTTCACCCAGACCACGTCACCCCAAAGGTGTGTCAAGCAGACAAGCGTCTCTTCCTTCTTCTTCCCAAAGTCCAAAG GTAATCCCAGGAGTCATCCCAGTGCATCGAGCCTGCAGGCGGTGGACACTGCCTCGCCATTCACAGCCACCACCGAGGAAGGAAGGCTTGCAGATCAGCCTGAGCTGATCATTGACCCCGATTCCCACGGAGGCAGCTTTGGCTGCCACATTTTGGtggatgggagggaggttggtgcGGACACAGACCCAGACATAGACACAGCCTCTCCTCGCAGCACTGCACACCTCAACACCGCAGTGACACATGAAGAGAAGGCACCACCGCTAACACGGCACTCCTCTCACAAAGCTGCTGTCCAGAACTACATTGACAGTGGCGTACATGGGCTGCAGTCCAGAACTACAGGACAGACTGCTGCGTCCACTGAAGCTCCGATTCTGCCTCCTGATGACGGTACCCAGCCTGATTTTACTCAGGATTCACAAGGGAACAAAGTAATCTCACACAGGGAGTCAGCATGGTCGGCTGCTGAGATTTACACACCAGCCCAGGGGGCCTGGTCTGAGGCTGACCCTGATACACTGCGCACAGAACATTTCCGAGCAGAGTCACTGGGCTTTCTCACCTCGACGCCGCAAACTACGAGCAGAGCGCCGGGGTTATCGGAAAGGAAGGCAGTGTTTTCACCCAAGAGGCCGAACTCAGACCGGGACAAAGGTTCACCGCTGGACAACAAGGAAAACATGAGTGGGCCTGCGTTGTCTGGTTTTGTGGGAACGAGGAAGAGTCGGCCATCTTGGTCAAGGACCCTGTTGCCTCTGAGTCGCCTTTCCCCCCAGCAGTGTGCCAACGTACCCCGCGACGTGCCACTGGACTTCAAGGGGTTGAGCAGTGACCATTGCGAGCtgtcgatgttgttcagccaagaTTCACAGGGCAACCGGGTCATCTGCCACCGCGGTGTGAACggcaggagaagggagggggcCGGCCCCTCATCCCAGGGCCACAAGGGGGGCAATGGTCGTCCGCTCATTCCAATGTCTCCTTCAAACCGTGGTCTGTGTAAATCACCCCAGGCTGAGCACCATGCCTCCGCCTCCTTCTCTCTGCTGTTTACGCAGGACTCTGACGGCCGAGCTGTCATCAAGCACAGTTCAAGGGCAACAAGCTGA